One genomic window of Gossypium hirsutum isolate 1008001.06 chromosome D11, Gossypium_hirsutum_v2.1, whole genome shotgun sequence includes the following:
- the LOC107923862 gene encoding transcription initiation factor TFIID subunit 4b isoform X1 yields MHEGERGIQLKIPLQKKLAEIREYSDTLLVDHTTKILQLHCCGTNLYMRFNQTFRTADAEKTMHPKLITSDTGQQISELNCKAEKEKDKKRAEVKKHQNFKVGQVLFVFDDKISIVQRRIQNACTNRHMRKPDSMAVFHLFHQRSDYRRILDVLA; encoded by the exons ATGCATGAAGGAGAAAGAGGGATTCAACTGAAAATTCCTTTGCAGAAAAAGTTGGCTGAGATTAGAGAATACTCTGATACCCTGCTTGTTGATCATACCACGAAGATCCTGCAATTACAT TGTTGTGGAACGAATCTGTATATGCGATTTAATCAGACTTTCAGAACAG CGGATGCTGAGAAAACTATGCACCCAAAGCTTATCACCTCAGATACTGGGCAACAAATCAGTGAACTGAACTGCAAGGCCGAGAAAGAAAAGGACAAAAAGCGGGCTGAAGTGAAGAAGCACCAAAATTTTAAGGTGGGTCAGGTGCTGTTTGTATTTGATGATAAGATATCCATAGTGCAGAGAAGAATCCAGAATGCATGCACAAATAGACATATGAGAAAACCTGATTCCATGGCCGTGTTTCATCTCTTTCATCAAAGATCTGATTACAGGAGAATTTTGGATGTCTTAGCTTAA
- the LOC121223708 gene encoding uncharacterized protein, whose product MSLENEEQHSLDQPDISKESQKKSRISYTREFLLSLSELDICKKLPEGFDQSIFGELEDASQDRQRIPGTLSGYRRNEYSSSPPTRGDYSRGIHGRWDSRSSGKSDRDSDSQSDWDSDHGRRHGNQSRRSWQGPEHDGLLGSGSFPRPSGYTAGASASKLRANEQCHLNRSNEPYHPPRPYKAVPHSRRETNDSYNDETFGSTECTSDDRAEEERKRRASFESWRKEQQKAFQEKKINPERRKDNFDISELIEDSKVDKGLANRNKESDEPIPASNIVSDRTSLPSQTPASRPLVPPGFASTVLERNVGTKTSMHSHSSQVGNSEIDSNLSESKGSLLSNGISDDLAGKPSKPNEEETLSERRLGIKNIHPLDNNKSVKAPTFSSALDKLNDTISKDSQIYNSSSLSEAFMAPGNNEVTELDSKKLVADKIVTETNQDGSISILDKLFGNALTANEGGSTNYTEPNDSNADETWAPDAFHSSKFAHLFLDEEKKTIDDLSLGRPKDLLSFIQGGEKGGSHDRLATKHGELNFPFLNSELADKHVRSNLLSPRIENSEQSWNIKDVNKSAAVPTVLTCEDLEKSILSESTENDPRLPPAIEGCKIPDAKCEKQEVIVDNHASQHLLSLLQNKTSMKNIVSLANLDIGSSERVHTIETTSADAASCDSIDTNAENASSSGKSLTLEALFGSAFMKELQSVGAPASVQRGSIESARVDVFKSNRLPHHVTDDSLLPSSGHVGSNRTNFEKNISPFTQREQMKSDGIEEHLLGYNDAPSAADSSHIRAGLGSKLGGFDGSAKIGLPEEDSLLGVSNPLKLQNFMAGGVKAELSPSQETPIDVAEKLAALKAVFQDERPVVGGKEVPVFLPGPYDLREPDIPLHNQNVQASSPQLNPQLNHGGPLFHSLDSHHSSIGSQVKFMGPEGLVYHDAPPNHQLSANMLRPLHHPSSGLTGFDSPIHHPMLQQMHMPGNFPSPHLQRRIPGVAPPAPHSNNQMTGLQEMNPMHGFQLGHGQRQPQPNFAGLGMPPGHDVGSGSHHPEALQRLIEMELRSKSKQLSPFGAPSHGQGQGMYGHELDMGFQYR is encoded by the exons ATGAGCTTAGAAAATGAAGAACAGCATTCCTTAGATCAGCCTGATATCAGTAAGGAATCTCAAAA GAAATCGAGAATTTCATACACCAGAGAATTTTTGCTGTCATTGAGTGAACTGGATATTTGCAAAAAGTTACCCGAGGGTTTTGATCAATCAATTTTCGG TGAACTTGAGGATGCATCACAAGATCGTCAGAGAATTCCTGGCACCTTGTCAGGTTATAGGCGCAATGAATATAGTTCATCACCACCTACTAGAGGGGACTATTCGCGGGGCATTCATGGACGGTGGGACAGTCGTTCTAGTGGAAAGAGTGATAGAGACAGTGATTCCCAATCTGATTGGGACTCTG ATCATGGAAGACGCCATGGTAATCAATCTCGGCGGTCTTGGCAAGGTCCTGAGCATGATGGTCTTTTGGGGAGTGGTTCTTTTCCTCGACCATCTGGATATACAGCAGGAGCTTCTGCTTCAAAGCTTCGAGCTAATGAACAGTGCCATCTAAATAGAAGCAATGAGCCATACCATCCACCCCGTCCTTATAAG GCTGTACCTCATTCAAGGAGGGAAACTAATGACTCATACAATGATGAAACGTTCGGTTCCACTGAGTGCACTAGTGACGATAGAGCGGAAGAGGAAAGAAAGAGAAGAG CTTCCTTTGAGTCATGGAGGAAGGAACAACAGAAAGCATTCCAGGAGAAGAAGATTAATCCTGAAAGGCGTAAAGATAACTTCGATATTTCTGAATTGATAGAGGACTCTAAAGTTGACAAAGGACTTGCAAATAGAAACAAGGAATCAGATGAACCTATTCCAGCATCAAATATTGTTTCTGACAGAACTTCTCTTCCCTCACAAACTCCTGCATCTAGACCACTTGTACCTCCTGGTTTTGCGAGCACAGTTTTGGAGAGGAATGTTGGAACCAAAACTTCAATGCACTCCCATTCTTCACAG GTTGGTAATTCTGAAATTGACAGCAACCTTTCAGAGTCCAAAGGCAGCCTTCTTTCTAATGGGATTTCTGATGATCTTGCGGGCAAGCCTTCTAAACCGAACGAAGAGGAAACTTTGAGTGAGCGGAGGCTTGGAATTAAAAACATTCACCCTTTGGACAATAATAAGAGTGTGAAGGCTCCAACATTCTCATCAGCTTTAGATAAACTTAATGACACAATAAGCAAGGATTCTCAAATATACAATAGCTCCAGTCTTTCGGAAGCCTTTATGGCCCCAGGGAACAATGAAGTTACTGAACTTGATTCCAAAAAGCTGGTTGCTGATAAAATTGTGACTGAAACCAACCAGGATGGTTCAATTTCAATTCTAGACAAGCTTTTTGGAAATGCTTTAACAGCAAATGAAGGTGGCTCCACTAATTACACTGAG CCTAATGACAGCAATGCAGATGAGACATGGGCCCCTGACGCTTTCCATTCTTCTAAGTTTGCTCATTTGTTTCTTGATGAAG AGAAGAAAACTATAGATGATCTCTCCCTTGGCAGGCCAAAAGACTTGCTCTCATTTATTCAGGGTGGCGAGAAAGGTGGTTCCCATGATAGACTAGCTACTAAGCATGGGGAGTTGAACTTTCCATTTCTAAACTCTGAACTTGCGGACAAGCATGTTAGATCAAATTTGCTGTCTCCTAGAATTGAAAACTCTGAGCAATCATGGAATATTAAGGATGTTAATAAATCAGCTGCAGTTCCAACTGTCCTCACATGTGAGGATCTTGAAAAGTCAATTCTATCAGAAAGCACTGAAAATGATCCAAGGTTGCCTCCTGCTATTGAAGGATGTAAAATTCCTGATGCCAAATGTGAGAAGCAAGAAGTTATTGTCGACAATCATGCATCCCAGCACCTTCTTTCATTGTTACAAAATAAAACAAGTATGAAAAATATAGTATCATTGGCCAATCTTGACATCGGGTCTTCAGAAAGGGTACACACTATTGAAACAACAAGTGCTGATGCGGCTAGTTGTGATTCAATAGACACAAATGCAGAAAATGCTTCCAGTTCAGGGAAGAGTCTAACTCTTGAAGCACTTTTTGGAAGTGCTTTCATGAAGGAACTACAATCAGTTGGAGCACCAGCATCTGTTCAGAGGGGCTCAATAGAGTCTGCACGAGTTGATGTATTCAAATCTAACAGGCTTCCCCATCATGTTACAGATGATAGTCTTCTTCCTTCCTCAGGTCACGTTGGGTCAAACAGgactaattttgaaaaaaatatttcacCATTTACCCAGAGAGAGCAAATGAAATCCGATGGCATTGAAGAGCATTTGTTAGGCTATAATGATGCTCCATCCGCAGCAGATTCATCACATATCCGAGCTGGATTAGGATCTAAACTTGGTGGTTTTGATGGATCTGCTAAAATTGGGCTTCCTGAAGAGGATAGTTTGCTTGGTGTCAGTAATCCTTTGAAACTCCAGAATTTCATGGCTGGTGGTGTAAAAGCAGAGCTATCGCCCTCCCAAGAGACACCAATTGATGTTGCTGAGAAGCTAGCAGCTTTGAAGGCCGTTTTCCAGGATGAAAGACCTGTTGTAGGAGGGAAAGAAGTTCCAGTTTTTCTTCCCGGTCCCTATGACTTGAGGGAGCCAGATATTCCATTACATAACCAAAACGTCCAAGCATCTTCTCCTCAGCTTAATCCTCAATTGAATCATGGAGGTCCTTTGTTTCATTCGTTAGATTCTCATCATTCTAGTATCGGTTCTCAGGTGAAGTTCATGGGTCCAGAAGGCTTGGTCTATCATGATGCCCCACCAAATCATCAATTATCTGCAAATATGCTTCGTCCTCTCCATCATCCTAGCAGTGGACTAACTGGATTTGATTCTCCAATTCATCATCCTATGTTACAACAAATGCATATGCCTGGAAACTTTCCTTCACCCCACTTGCAACGACGGATTCCTGGTGTTGCACCGCCAGCACCTCATTCAAATAATCAGATGACTGGGTTACAGGAAATGAATCCAATGCATGGTTTTCAATTGGGGCATGGTCAACGGCAGCCTCAACCCAACTTTGCTGGTCTTGGAATGCCTCCAG GTCATGACGTTGGCAGTGGGAGCCATCATCCAGAGGCATTGCAGAGGCTTATTGAGATGGAGCTCAGGTCAAAGTCGAAGCAGCTGAGCCCTTTCGGTGCACCCAGCCATGGTCAAGGCCAAGGGATGTATGGCCACGAGCTAGACATGGGTTTTCAGTATAGATAA
- the LOC107911507 gene encoding uncharacterized protein isoform X2: protein MAGASGPKVRANDQYHLNRSNEPYHPPRPYKAVPHSRRETNDSYNDETFGSTEFTSEDRAEEERKRRASFESWRKEQHKAFQEKKINPERRKDDFDFSELLKDSKGDKGVANRNKESDEPIPASNIFSDKTSLHSQTPASRPLVPPGFTSTVLERNVGTKSSMHSHSSQVGSSEIDGNPSESKGSLLLNGISDDLLGKHSKQCEEETLSEQRLESKNIHLLDNIRSVKAPNTPSALDKFNDTISKDSQIYKSSSLSEAFIAPGNGEVTELDSKKLVADKIVTETNQDGSISILDKLFGTAVTSNGGGSTNITAPNDSNTDETWASDTSHSSKFAHLFLDEEKKPTDDFSLGRPKDLLSFIQGGEKGGSHDRIANKHVEANFPFENSELVDRHAISNLMSPRIENSEQSWNIKDVNKSAAVPTVLTCEDLEKSILSEGTENDPRLPPAIEGRKITHAKCEKQEVIDNHASQHLLSLLQNKTSVKNIVLPSNLDVGSSERVHTVETARVDMEPCDSIDTDAENASSSGKSLTLETLFGSAFMKELQSVGAPASVQRGSMDSARVDVSKSNWLPPHVTDDSLLPSAGHIVSNRTNFEKNILPFTQRERMKSDGIEEHLLGYNDAPSVADSSHIRAGLGSKLGGFDGSAEIGLPEEDSLLGVSYPVKLQNFMAGSAKSELLPSQETPIDVAEKLAGLKAIFQDERPVVGGKEGPIFLPGPYDMRDPDIPSQNVQPSSPLLRPQLNHGGSMFHPLDSHHSNIGSQVKFMAPEGMIHHDAPPNHHLPANMLHPLHHPSSGLTGFDPPIHHPMLQQMHIPRNFPPPIMQCGIPGVPLLAPHSTNQMAGLLPELNPMHGFPLGHGHRQPQPNFAGLGMPPGNDVGSGSHHPEALQRLIEMELRSKSKQMGPFGAPGHSQGQGMYGLEPDMGFQYR from the exons ATGGCAGGAGCTTCTGGTCCAAAGGTTCGAGCTAATGACCAATACCATCTTAATAGAAGTAATGAGCCATACCATCCCCCTCGCCCTTATAAG GCTGTACCTCATTCAAGGAGGGAAACTAACGACTCATATAATGATGAAACATTTGGTTCCACTGAGTTCACTAGTGAAGATAGAGCAGAAGAGGAAAGAAAGAGAAGAG CTTCCTTTGAGTCATGGAGGAAGGAACAACATAAAGCTTTCCAGGAGAAGAAGATTAATCCTGAACGGCGTAAAGATGACTTCGATTTTTCTGAATTGCTAAAGGACTCCAAAGGTGATAAAGGAGTTGCAAATAGAAACAAGGAATCGGATGAACCTATTCCAGCATCAAATATTTTTTCTGACAAAACTTCTCTTCACTCACAAACTCCTGCATCTAGGCCACTTGTACCACCTGGTTTTACGAGCACAGTTTTGGAAAGGAATGTTGGAACCAAAAGTTCAATGCACTCCCATTCTTCACAG GTTGGGAGTTCTGAAATTGATGGCAACCCTTCAGAGTCCAAAGGCAGCCTTCTTTTAAATGGGATTTCTGATGATCTTTTGGGCAAACATTCTAAACAGTGTGAAGAGGAAACTTTGAGTGAGCAGAGGCTTGAAAGTAAAAACATTCACCTTTTAGACAATATTAGGAGTGTGAAGGCTCCAAATACCCCATCAGCTTTAGATAAATTTAATGACACAATAAGCAAGGATTCCCAAATATACAAGAGTTCTAGTCTTTCAGAAGCCTTTATAGCCCCTGGGAACGGTGAAGTTACTGAACTTGATTCCAAGAAGCTGGTTGCTGATAAAATTGTGACTGAAACCAACCAGGATGGTTCAATTTCAATTCTAGACAAGCTTTTTGGAACTGCTGTAACATCAAATGGAGGTGGCTCCACTAATATCACTGCG CCTAATGACAGCAACACAGATGAGACATGGGCCTCTGACACTTCGCATTCTTCTAAGTTTGCTCATTTGTTTCTTGATGAAG AGAAGAAGCCTACAGATGATTTCTCCCTTGGCAGGCCAAAAGACTTGCTCTCTTTTATTCAGGGTGGTGAAAAAGGTGGTTCCCATGATAGGATAGCTAATAAGCATGTAGAGGCAAACTTTCCATTTGAAAACTCTGAACTTGTGGACAGGCATGCTATATCAAATTTGATGTCTCCTAGAATTGAAAACTCTGAGCAATCATGGAATATTAAGGATGTCAATAAATCAGCAGCAGTTCCAACTGTCCTCACATGCGAGGATCTTGAAAAGTCAATTCTGTCCGAAGGCACTGAAAATGATCCGAGGTTGCCTCCTGCTATTGAAGGACGGAAAATTACTCATGCCAAATGTGAAAAGCAAGAAGTTATTGACAATCATGCATCCCAGCACCTTCTTTCATTGTTACAAAATAAAACAAGTGTGAAAAACATAGTATTACCTTCCAATCTCGACGTCGGGTCTTCAGAAAGGGTACACACTGTTGAAACAGCAAGGGTTGATATGGAACCTTGTGATTCAATAGACACAGATGCAGAAAATGCTTCCAGTTCAGGGAAGAGTCTAACTCTTGAAACACTTTTTGGAAGTGCTTTCATGAAAGAACTACAATCAGTTGGAGCACCAGCTTCTGTTCAAAGGGGCTCAATGGATTCTGCAAGAGTCGATGTATCCAAATCTAACTGGCTTCCCCCACATGTTACAGATGACAGTCTTCTTCCTTCTGCAGGTCACATTGTGTCAAACAGgactaattttgaaaaaaatattttaccttTTACCCAGAGAGAGCGAATGAAATCTGATGGCATTGAAGAGCATTTGTTAGGCTATAATGATGCTCCATCCGTAGCGGATTCATCACATATACGAGCTGGATTAGGATCTAAACTTGGTGGTTTTGATGGATCTGCTGAAATTGGACTTCCTGAAGAGGATAGTTTGCTTGGTGTCAGTTATCCTGTGAAACTCCAGAATTTCATGGCTGGTAGTGCAAAATCAGAGTTACTGCCCTCCCAAGAGACACCGATTGATGTTGCTGAGAAGCTAGCAGGTTTAAAGGCCATCTTCCAGGATGAAAGACCTGTGGTAGGAGGGAAAGAAGGTCCCATTTTTCTTCCTGGTCCCTATGACATGAGGGATCCAGATATTCCATCACAAAATGTCCAACCATCTTCTCCACTGCTTCGTCCTCAATTGAATCATGGAGGTTCTATGTTTCATCCATTAGATTCTCATCATTCTAACATCGGTTCTCAGGTGAAGTTCATGGCTCCAGAAGGCATGATCCATCATGATGCACCACCAAATCATCATTTACCTGCAAATATGCTTCATCCTCTCCATCATCCTAGCAGTGGACTAACTGGATTTGATCCTCCGATTCATCATCCTATGTTACAACAAATGCATATACCCAGAAACTTTCCTCCTCCAATCATGCAATGTGGAATTCCCGGTGTTCCACTGCTGGCACCTCATTCAACTAATCAGATGGCTGGTTTGCTACCTGAATTGAATCCAATGCATGGTTTTCCATTGGGGCATGGTCACCGGCAGCCCCAACCCAACTTTGCTGGTCTTGGAATGCCTCCAG GTAATGATGTCGGCAGTGGGAGCCATCATCCGGAGGCATTGCAGAGGCTTATTGAGATGGAACTCAGGTCAAAGTCGAAGCAGATGGGCCCTTTTGGTGCACCTGGCCATAGTCAAGGCCAAGGTATGTATGGTCTTGAGCCAGACATGGGTTTTCAGTATCGATAA
- the LOC107923862 gene encoding transcription initiation factor TFIID subunit 4b isoform X2, with amino-acid sequence MHEGERGIQLKIPLQKKLAEIREYSDTLLVDHTTKILQLHTFRTADAEKTMHPKLITSDTGQQISELNCKAEKEKDKKRAEVKKHQNFKVGQVLFVFDDKISIVQRRIQNACTNRHMRKPDSMAVFHLFHQRSDYRRILDVLA; translated from the exons ATGCATGAAGGAGAAAGAGGGATTCAACTGAAAATTCCTTTGCAGAAAAAGTTGGCTGAGATTAGAGAATACTCTGATACCCTGCTTGTTGATCATACCACGAAGATCCTGCAATTACAT ACTTTCAGAACAG CGGATGCTGAGAAAACTATGCACCCAAAGCTTATCACCTCAGATACTGGGCAACAAATCAGTGAACTGAACTGCAAGGCCGAGAAAGAAAAGGACAAAAAGCGGGCTGAAGTGAAGAAGCACCAAAATTTTAAGGTGGGTCAGGTGCTGTTTGTATTTGATGATAAGATATCCATAGTGCAGAGAAGAATCCAGAATGCATGCACAAATAGACATATGAGAAAACCTGATTCCATGGCCGTGTTTCATCTCTTTCATCAAAGATCTGATTACAGGAGAATTTTGGATGTCTTAGCTTAA
- the LOC107911507 gene encoding uncharacterized protein isoform X1 has translation MSLENEGQHSLDQPADTSKEPQKKPRISYTRDFLLSLSELDVCKNLPLGFDHSILSDFEDTSQDRQRIPGTLSGYRRNEYSSSPPTRGDYSRGIHGRWDSRSSGKNDRDSDTQSDWDSDHGRRHGNQSRRSWQGPDHDGLLGSGSFPRPSGYMAGASGPKVRANDQYHLNRSNEPYHPPRPYKAVPHSRRETNDSYNDETFGSTEFTSEDRAEEERKRRASFESWRKEQHKAFQEKKINPERRKDDFDFSELLKDSKGDKGVANRNKESDEPIPASNIFSDKTSLHSQTPASRPLVPPGFTSTVLERNVGTKSSMHSHSSQVGSSEIDGNPSESKGSLLLNGISDDLLGKHSKQCEEETLSEQRLESKNIHLLDNIRSVKAPNTPSALDKFNDTISKDSQIYKSSSLSEAFIAPGNGEVTELDSKKLVADKIVTETNQDGSISILDKLFGTAVTSNGGGSTNITAPNDSNTDETWASDTSHSSKFAHLFLDEEKKPTDDFSLGRPKDLLSFIQGGEKGGSHDRIANKHVEANFPFENSELVDRHAISNLMSPRIENSEQSWNIKDVNKSAAVPTVLTCEDLEKSILSEGTENDPRLPPAIEGRKITHAKCEKQEVIDNHASQHLLSLLQNKTSVKNIVLPSNLDVGSSERVHTVETARVDMEPCDSIDTDAENASSSGKSLTLETLFGSAFMKELQSVGAPASVQRGSMDSARVDVSKSNWLPPHVTDDSLLPSAGHIVSNRTNFEKNILPFTQRERMKSDGIEEHLLGYNDAPSVADSSHIRAGLGSKLGGFDGSAEIGLPEEDSLLGVSYPVKLQNFMAGSAKSELLPSQETPIDVAEKLAGLKAIFQDERPVVGGKEGPIFLPGPYDMRDPDIPSQNVQPSSPLLRPQLNHGGSMFHPLDSHHSNIGSQVKFMAPEGMIHHDAPPNHHLPANMLHPLHHPSSGLTGFDPPIHHPMLQQMHIPRNFPPPIMQCGIPGVPLLAPHSTNQMAGLLPELNPMHGFPLGHGHRQPQPNFAGLGMPPGNDVGSGSHHPEALQRLIEMELRSKSKQMGPFGAPGHSQGQGMYGLEPDMGFQYR, from the exons ATGAGCTTAGAAAATGAAGGACAGCATTCCTTAGATCAGCCTGCGGATACCAGTAAGGAACCTCAAAA GAAACCAAGAATTTCATACACCAGAGACTTTTTATTGTCATTGAGTGAACTGGATGTTTGCAAAAATTTACCCCTGGGTTTTGATCATTCAATTTTGAG TGACTTTGAGGATACATCACAAGATCGGCAAAGAATTCCTGGCACCTTGTCAGGTTATAGACGTAATGAATATAGTTCTTCACCACCTACAAGAGGAGACTATTCCCGGGGCATTCATGGACGATGGGACAGCCGTTCTAGTGGAAAGAATGATAGAGACAGTGATACCCAATCTGATTGGGACTCTG ATCATGGAAGACGCCATGGTAATCAATCCCGGCGGTCTTGGCAAGGTCCTGATCATGATGGGCTTTTGGGGAGTGGTTCTTTTCCTAGACCGTCTGGATATATGGCAGGAGCTTCTGGTCCAAAGGTTCGAGCTAATGACCAATACCATCTTAATAGAAGTAATGAGCCATACCATCCCCCTCGCCCTTATAAG GCTGTACCTCATTCAAGGAGGGAAACTAACGACTCATATAATGATGAAACATTTGGTTCCACTGAGTTCACTAGTGAAGATAGAGCAGAAGAGGAAAGAAAGAGAAGAG CTTCCTTTGAGTCATGGAGGAAGGAACAACATAAAGCTTTCCAGGAGAAGAAGATTAATCCTGAACGGCGTAAAGATGACTTCGATTTTTCTGAATTGCTAAAGGACTCCAAAGGTGATAAAGGAGTTGCAAATAGAAACAAGGAATCGGATGAACCTATTCCAGCATCAAATATTTTTTCTGACAAAACTTCTCTTCACTCACAAACTCCTGCATCTAGGCCACTTGTACCACCTGGTTTTACGAGCACAGTTTTGGAAAGGAATGTTGGAACCAAAAGTTCAATGCACTCCCATTCTTCACAG GTTGGGAGTTCTGAAATTGATGGCAACCCTTCAGAGTCCAAAGGCAGCCTTCTTTTAAATGGGATTTCTGATGATCTTTTGGGCAAACATTCTAAACAGTGTGAAGAGGAAACTTTGAGTGAGCAGAGGCTTGAAAGTAAAAACATTCACCTTTTAGACAATATTAGGAGTGTGAAGGCTCCAAATACCCCATCAGCTTTAGATAAATTTAATGACACAATAAGCAAGGATTCCCAAATATACAAGAGTTCTAGTCTTTCAGAAGCCTTTATAGCCCCTGGGAACGGTGAAGTTACTGAACTTGATTCCAAGAAGCTGGTTGCTGATAAAATTGTGACTGAAACCAACCAGGATGGTTCAATTTCAATTCTAGACAAGCTTTTTGGAACTGCTGTAACATCAAATGGAGGTGGCTCCACTAATATCACTGCG CCTAATGACAGCAACACAGATGAGACATGGGCCTCTGACACTTCGCATTCTTCTAAGTTTGCTCATTTGTTTCTTGATGAAG AGAAGAAGCCTACAGATGATTTCTCCCTTGGCAGGCCAAAAGACTTGCTCTCTTTTATTCAGGGTGGTGAAAAAGGTGGTTCCCATGATAGGATAGCTAATAAGCATGTAGAGGCAAACTTTCCATTTGAAAACTCTGAACTTGTGGACAGGCATGCTATATCAAATTTGATGTCTCCTAGAATTGAAAACTCTGAGCAATCATGGAATATTAAGGATGTCAATAAATCAGCAGCAGTTCCAACTGTCCTCACATGCGAGGATCTTGAAAAGTCAATTCTGTCCGAAGGCACTGAAAATGATCCGAGGTTGCCTCCTGCTATTGAAGGACGGAAAATTACTCATGCCAAATGTGAAAAGCAAGAAGTTATTGACAATCATGCATCCCAGCACCTTCTTTCATTGTTACAAAATAAAACAAGTGTGAAAAACATAGTATTACCTTCCAATCTCGACGTCGGGTCTTCAGAAAGGGTACACACTGTTGAAACAGCAAGGGTTGATATGGAACCTTGTGATTCAATAGACACAGATGCAGAAAATGCTTCCAGTTCAGGGAAGAGTCTAACTCTTGAAACACTTTTTGGAAGTGCTTTCATGAAAGAACTACAATCAGTTGGAGCACCAGCTTCTGTTCAAAGGGGCTCAATGGATTCTGCAAGAGTCGATGTATCCAAATCTAACTGGCTTCCCCCACATGTTACAGATGACAGTCTTCTTCCTTCTGCAGGTCACATTGTGTCAAACAGgactaattttgaaaaaaatattttaccttTTACCCAGAGAGAGCGAATGAAATCTGATGGCATTGAAGAGCATTTGTTAGGCTATAATGATGCTCCATCCGTAGCGGATTCATCACATATACGAGCTGGATTAGGATCTAAACTTGGTGGTTTTGATGGATCTGCTGAAATTGGACTTCCTGAAGAGGATAGTTTGCTTGGTGTCAGTTATCCTGTGAAACTCCAGAATTTCATGGCTGGTAGTGCAAAATCAGAGTTACTGCCCTCCCAAGAGACACCGATTGATGTTGCTGAGAAGCTAGCAGGTTTAAAGGCCATCTTCCAGGATGAAAGACCTGTGGTAGGAGGGAAAGAAGGTCCCATTTTTCTTCCTGGTCCCTATGACATGAGGGATCCAGATATTCCATCACAAAATGTCCAACCATCTTCTCCACTGCTTCGTCCTCAATTGAATCATGGAGGTTCTATGTTTCATCCATTAGATTCTCATCATTCTAACATCGGTTCTCAGGTGAAGTTCATGGCTCCAGAAGGCATGATCCATCATGATGCACCACCAAATCATCATTTACCTGCAAATATGCTTCATCCTCTCCATCATCCTAGCAGTGGACTAACTGGATTTGATCCTCCGATTCATCATCCTATGTTACAACAAATGCATATACCCAGAAACTTTCCTCCTCCAATCATGCAATGTGGAATTCCCGGTGTTCCACTGCTGGCACCTCATTCAACTAATCAGATGGCTGGTTTGCTACCTGAATTGAATCCAATGCATGGTTTTCCATTGGGGCATGGTCACCGGCAGCCCCAACCCAACTTTGCTGGTCTTGGAATGCCTCCAG GTAATGATGTCGGCAGTGGGAGCCATCATCCGGAGGCATTGCAGAGGCTTATTGAGATGGAACTCAGGTCAAAGTCGAAGCAGATGGGCCCTTTTGGTGCACCTGGCCATAGTCAAGGCCAAGGTATGTATGGTCTTGAGCCAGACATGGGTTTTCAGTATCGATAA